AAAACTTTTGCTCTTTCACTTACACCACCAGACATAATATTAATAACTTTTCCAACAAATGCCATTTGGAATAAAAATGCTGCCCATTTTGACATTGTGTCACTGCCAAAATCTCCAAAAGCAATTGAATAACCAACAAGTAAAAATGCCAATGAAGCTACTGCATAAATCATTGTGTTTACCATTAATACTGCTGTAACATTTTTTGTTCTTACAAGTCCTGCTTCAAGCATAGCAAAACCTGGAACCATAAAAATAATTAGTGTCATTGCAAAGATTGCAAAAAATGTATCTATTACATAGCTAACTGATTGTAAGTCCATATTTAACCCTTCCTAAGTTTTCTTAAGAAACATTATATATTTTTTTTGTGAGTTTATATAGAGAATATATGTATAAAAAATATACAGGTGTTAAGCTTTAAATCAAGGAAGAAAAAATCCTCCTTAATTTAAATTTTTAAACAGCATCACTTCCTCTTTGTTCTGTTCTAATTCTTACTACCTCATCAATTGAAGTAACAAAAATCTTTCCATCACCAATTTTTCCTGTTTTAGCTGCTTCTACAATTACACTAATAGTTGAATCAACCTCTTCATCATTTACGATTACTTCTATTTTTATTTTTGCTAAAAAATCAACTACATATTCAGCACCTCTATAAAGTTCTGAATGTCCTTGTTGTCTTCCATATCCCTTTACATCTGATACAGTCATACCAGAAACACCATTTTCTACCAATGCCTCTTTCACATCTTCTAGTTTAAAAGGTTTTATAATTGCTTCAATTTTTTTCATTCTACTTCCTTAAAAAATGTCCCATTTTTTTAGGGAACTTATTTTTATAATAACTTCTTTTTACACTGGAGTAAAACTCCAGTTAAAGAAGCAAACTCTAAAGTAAGCAACGAGTTGCTTGTTCTTAATATATTAAGCTTTTTTGAATTCAGGATAACACTCTAAACCTGTTTCATGAATATCTAATCCTGTAATCTCTGTCTCTTCATCTACTCTTAGTCCAACAACTAAATCTAAGATTTTCCAAACAATAAATGAAACAACAAAAACAAATGCTCCAATTACAACGATACCTTTTATTTGTGCTAGAAGAGTAACTTCTGGATTGAAAATACCAACAGCTAATGTTCCCCAGATACCTGCAACTAAGTGAACAGATAATGCACCTACTGGATCATCAATTCTTAACTTGTCAAAGAAAGGAACTGCAAATACAACTAAAGCTCCACCAACAATACCTTCAATAAAGGAAACTAACATACCTAAATCTGGACCAGCAGTTACAGATACAAGTCCTGCTAAAGCACCATTTAATACCATTGTTAAATCAACTTTTTTGTATAGTAATTGAGTTAAAAGTGCTGCCATAATAGCTCCCGCACAAGCTGCCATATTTGTATCTGCAACTACTAATGCAATACCATCAATATCAGCTTTTGAACCTAATGCTAATTGACTTCCTCCATTAAATCCAAACCATCCCATCCATAAAATGAATGTACCTAAAGTTGCAAGTGTAAGATTAGAACCAGGGATTGGTCTTACTTTACCATCTTTAGTATATTTTCCTTTTCTAGCTCCAAGTATTAATACTCCAGCTAAAGCAGCCCATCCACCAACAGAGTGAACAATAGTTGAACCAGCAAAATCAGAGAACCCAGCAATTAGACCACCAAGTTCAGACCCACCCCATGACCAGTGTCCTTGAATTGGATAAATTAGACCACTTAAAACTACAACAAAGATTAAGAAAGGCCATAATTTCATTCTTTCAGCTACTGTACCAGAGATAACTGATGCAGCTGTTGCTACGAACATAACTTGAAAAAAGAAATCTGCAGCTGCTGGATATGAAGCATCAGCAGCATTTTCCATACTTATTGTTGAAAAGCTTCCCATAAATGAAGAACCCTCACCATACATTAAGTTATAACCAATAAAGTAATACATAATACAAGAGATTGCAAATAATGCAATATTCTTAGTTAACACTGTTGCATTATTTTTTGATCTAGTTAAACCAGATTCTAGCATTGCAAAACCTGCAGCCATCCACATTACTAATACACCTGAAAATACAAAAAGAAATCCATCTAATATGTACTTTAAGTCGTTAAAATTTTCCATATTCTTCCTTTTCAAAGTAATTATGGAAAAATTGTAACAGATTAAGAAAAGAAGATAAACACTTTTTATGTATATATTTTATACAATAACTCTTATCATTTTATATTTTTTATCTTCTAAATTCCTAAATATTGGCAAGTTTAAAATATATAAAAAAATTACAAAAAATTAATATTTTTTACAAATATTTAGTTTTTAGATAATTGTCTATTTTTTATACATAGCTGCTTTTTCTTTATATGTTATAATTAATAGGACACAGGCTTATAGGAGGGATTTATGAAAGAGTATTTTGAAGTCTATTTGCAAAATCAAGAGAGGATTGAAGAGTTTATAGAAGAGAGTTTAAATAAATTTGGAGAAGTTAAAAAACATGAAGCAGATAAATTTAGAACTCTATTTAAAATTTTTCCTTCATTAGAACTTGTTTATATAGTAAACAAAGATACAAAAAAACAAAGCTCTCCAAACTTCTATAGATTTAAAGAAGATATTAAAGAACAAAATATTTCAAGAGAATATCTAATCTCTAAACTTCATTTCAAAGAAGCATGTAAAATTGCTTTTAGTTCTCCTTATATAAGTAGTGCAACTAAACATAACTGTATTACTGTTTCAATAAAAGAAGGAGAAGATATTATCTTTTTTGATTTTAGAATTGAAACTTTACTTGAAAGATTAGACTTAATTGAATTAAACAAACCCTTCCATACTCTAACAAAAACTTTTTATTTAATTGCTGGGTACTCAATGTTCTTTCTAGCTCTTTTTATTGTATGTTATTCAATATATGACTTTGCCCACTCATTCTTAGTAAAGGGTATTTTTGACTTAGATGCTATTTTTAAACCTGTTATTGCACTTACTCTAGGAATTGCTATTTTTGACCTTGCAAAAACTATCTTAGAGCAAGAAGTATATTTTAAAAGCTATTCAAAAAACTCTAAAGTAGAAACAAAAATTATTACAAAATTTCTTATTGCTATTATTATTGCTTTATCTATTGAAGCACTTATGGTTGTATTTAAAATTGCACTTACAGACTATGATAAAATGATTAATGCCCTATATTTAATAACAGGGATTTCACTAATTTTAATTGCTTTATCTATATTTATATTTTTAACGAAGAAAAAGAACTAGGACTAAAAGATGGAAGAATATATTGCAAAATCTAAAAACTCAAAAGAGATACTAAACTCAGCTCAACTTTTACAAAGTGTTGAAATTAATGCACTTATTATGGGAGAGACAGGTGTAGGAAAAAAGTCATTAGCAAAATACATCTTACCAAATGTAAAGATATATAAAGCAAAAAATCTACAGCAAGATATTAGTGATAATCTAATTTCTATTCAAAATGAATCAATAATTATAGATAAGATAGAAAATCTTACAAATATTGATTTAGTAGTTAATTGGATAAATCATAACAATATTAGAATCATAGCCACTAGCTTAAAATCTGAATTAAACTCAAAGCTAAATGATCTTTTTTCAATTACAATAGAACTTCCCCCTTTAAAAGAGAGAGAAGAAGATGTAAAACTTCTTATCTCCAAATTCTCTAAAGAAGCTAGTAGCACTTTAGATTTAGAACCAATCCTTCCATCAAAACTTATGATAAACTTATCAAATAATGCCCATAGCCTTAGAAAGTCTATCTACTTTTCATATCTCTTTGAAACAATTGGAGAAGATGAGATTTTAATGTTTATGGAAAACTATATGTTTGCAAATTTAAAAGGTGAGAATTCATATAAAGATTTTTCATATTTATTTGAAGTACCTCTATTAAAAGCAGCAAAAAAGAGATATAAGTCACAAGTTCAAATGGCTAAACATTTAGGTTTAAATAGAATTACTCTTAGAAAAAAACTTGATATACATAAAGGTTTTTTAGATGACTGAATTAAATATTGAGATTGAAGAACTAATTACTAAAGGGGCTGAAGACTTTGAGATTTCTAAAGTATTTAGAACTTACTTTAAGTCTTATGTAAACTCAATAGATGAAGTTCTTGAAACGACTGGTGGAAAAGACTTTTTCGTAAAACATACAAAACATACTGATAAATTTATTATCCTTTTATACAAATATATCTTACGAAAACATTTTGGTGATTATCAGCCAATGAGTACCTCAATTCCCATTACATTAATTGCCTTAGGAAGTTATGGAAGAGAACAATTATGTATCTACTCAGATGTTGATTTAATGATTCTTTATGAAGATATAAAAGGTTATAACCTAAAAGCCATTATGGAAGAGCTTGTAACTTTAGCTTGGGATTGTGGTTTAAAACTAGGTTCAAGGGTTCATGAAGTAAAGGATATTGAATTTTCTGTACAAGAAGATATTACTATTAAATCTTCAATCTTAGAATCAAGAATGATTTATGGTTCAAAACATCTTTGGTATGGTTATCAAAATATTTTAAAGAAAATTAGAAAAACAAATCAAAAAGAGTTTGTATTAGACAAACTTGATGAGCATAAAAAAAGATTATTAAAATATCCTCTAAAAATGGAACCTAATATTAAAGATGGGTATGGAGGGATGAGAGAATCAAATATGATTTTCTGGATGGCAACTATTGCTTATGGAGTAAGTGATATAAAACAACTTATGGGAAAAGAGTTTTCAGAAGAAGAGTATAAAAGATATCGAAGCTCTTTAGAATTTATCTTTAGAGTAAGAAACTATTTACATAGTATTTCAAAAAAGAAATTAGATATTGTAAATTTTGATATTCT
This sequence is a window from Halarcobacter bivalviorum. Protein-coding genes within it:
- a CDS encoding sigma 54-interacting transcriptional regulator, which codes for MEEYIAKSKNSKEILNSAQLLQSVEINALIMGETGVGKKSLAKYILPNVKIYKAKNLQQDISDNLISIQNESIIIDKIENLTNIDLVVNWINHNNIRIIATSLKSELNSKLNDLFSITIELPPLKEREEDVKLLISKFSKEASSTLDLEPILPSKLMINLSNNAHSLRKSIYFSYLFETIGEDEILMFMENYMFANLKGENSYKDFSYLFEVPLLKAAKKRYKSQVQMAKHLGLNRITLRKKLDIHKGFLDD
- a CDS encoding P-II family nitrogen regulator, with amino-acid sequence MKKIEAIIKPFKLEDVKEALVENGVSGMTVSDVKGYGRQQGHSELYRGAEYVVDFLAKIKIEVIVNDEEVDSTISVIVEAAKTGKIGDGKIFVTSIDEVVRIRTEQRGSDAV
- the amt gene encoding ammonium transporter → MENFNDLKYILDGFLFVFSGVLVMWMAAGFAMLESGLTRSKNNATVLTKNIALFAISCIMYYFIGYNLMYGEGSSFMGSFSTISMENAADASYPAAADFFFQVMFVATAASVISGTVAERMKLWPFLIFVVVLSGLIYPIQGHWSWGGSELGGLIAGFSDFAGSTIVHSVGGWAALAGVLILGARKGKYTKDGKVRPIPGSNLTLATLGTFILWMGWFGFNGGSQLALGSKADIDGIALVVADTNMAACAGAIMAALLTQLLYKKVDLTMVLNGALAGLVSVTAGPDLGMLVSFIEGIVGGALVVFAVPFFDKLRIDDPVGALSVHLVAGIWGTLAVGIFNPEVTLLAQIKGIVVIGAFVFVVSFIVWKILDLVVGLRVDEETEITGLDIHETGLECYPEFKKA